The following coding sequences lie in one Panicum virgatum strain AP13 chromosome 6N, P.virgatum_v5, whole genome shotgun sequence genomic window:
- the LOC120679793 gene encoding DNA-binding protein EMBP-1-like: MDFWSASPAVQEEASRGLALARRDSVTQLVERELKRERQKQSNRESARRSRLRKQVV; the protein is encoded by the exons ATGGACTTTTGGAGCGCTTCTCCTGCAGTGCAGGAGGAAGCGAGTCGTGGGTTGGCACTGGCCCGGCGTGATAGTGTTACTCAGCTG GTTGAACGAGAATTGAAGAGGGAGAGGCAAAAACAGTCTAACAGGGAGTCTGCGAGGAGATCAAGGTTACGCAAGCAGGTAGTATAG